CAGAGTCAGCCAGAGCAGGGTGATCGCCCAAAAGCCCAACTCTTTAACAATGATCTTAGCCGGGTCCGCACCCAAATTGTCGTCGAGCAAGTTGACAAACAAAGCAGCAAGCGGCGACAGACACAGCAAGAAAATGAACCACCACCGCAGCAGCCTCATTTTTCCCGATAGCATCAGAACCACTTAGAGAGATCCATCCCCTTATAGAGATGAGCAACCTGATCTGCATAGCCATTAAACGGTAGAGTATCAACAATATTAGGCGACAACAGAGAGGAGGGTAAACGACGTTCTGTTGCCTGCGACCAGCGCGGATGATCTACTGCCGGATTGACGTTTGCATAGAAACCATACTCTTTAGGCGCCGTGATATTCCAGCTAGTTTCCGGCATCGTTTCACTGAAGTGGATCCGCACAATGGACTTGATAGATTTAAAGCCATACTTCCATGGCACCACCAAACGCAGTGGGGCACCATTCTGAGGAGGCAGCGCATTTCCATACATACCTACAGCCATCAGCGTTAGTGGATTCATCGCCTCATCCATACGCAACCCTTCAACATAAGGCCAGTCAATCGTCCCAAAAGAGCTGCGCTGCTCAGACATCTGCTCTTTATCGAGAATAGTGGTGAATTGCACATACTTCGCTTTGGAAGTGGGCTCAAAACGTTTAATTAACTCTGCCAACGGAAACCCAAGCCAGGGAATCACCATCGACCAAGCTTCAACACAACGTAAGCGGTATACCCTGTCTTCCAAAGCATGGGGAGCAAGAATATCTTCAAGATTGTAATTACCCGGTTTAGCTACTTCGCCACTTATTTCAACTTTCCAGGGGTCTGTCTTAAACTTTTGCGCATATCGCACCGGATCACGCTTATCCGTTCCAAACTCGTAAAAGTTGTTATGGGTAATCGCGTGATAGTAAGGAGCCAGTTCATCGCTGACTGACAACTCAGCATTACGTACCGCGCTGGCCAGCTTCTGTCGTAGCCAAACAGGCCCGGGATAACGAGGCAGATCATCGGGAATTTCATAGCCCGCCGCTCTGGCAAAAGAGGGAAAAGCAAATGCGGGCAGCACCGCCGCGGAAAGAGCCGCCTGCATAAGCCGACGGCGTTGTTTATATACTGATTCTGAAGTGATCTCTGACGAAGGAATATTCAGCGCATCTCTGATTAGCCGCTTACTCAAAACGATCACCTCCAGATAAAAAACAGTCCAATAATTTAATTAATCAGTGATTTACGTTTACGCAATAACCAGAGAACCGGACCAGAAAGCGTATAGCCTAAAATCAATAACCAAAGGAAAATCGGCGGACTAATAGAGATCACACCGATGGTAAGCACAATCACCAGCAGGATCATAAAGGGGATTTTTCCCTTTGGATCAACATCCTTAAAACTGTAGTAAAGCACATTACTCACCATCAGCACGCCAACCAGCGCAACATAGATAGCGATCAGATAGATGTACCCACTAACATCAAGGTTAAATTCTACACAGGCCCACACTAAGCCCGCTACTGAAGCGGCGGCTGCAGGGCTTGGCAGCCCCATAAAGTAACGTTTATCAACTGAGCCTATTTGTGTATTAAAGCGCGCGAGTCGCAGTGCCGCGCCGGCAACATAGATAAAAGCACAGAACCAGCCAAACTTACCTGCCCCGCTGAGCGCCCAACTGAAAGTCACTAACGCCGGTGCAACCCCGAAGGAAACCATATCTGACAGTGAGTCATATTCTGCACCAAACGCGCTCGACGTATTTGTAAGACGGGCAACACGTCCATCCAGGCCATCCAGGACCATCGCAACAAAGATTGCGATCGCCGCATTATCGAAGGCGCCGTTCATACCTGCTACTACTGCATAAAAGCCACAAAACAGTGCTCCCGTAGTGAACAAATTAGGCAGCAGATAGATTCCCCGACTACGTGGCTTCGGGTTCGACTCTTCCTGACCTGGTTGCTCAGGCTGTTCCGGTTTGTTTCCCTGTGGATCATTCATAGATCTGTTTACACCAATGGATTAACAAAATATTCCGACATTCTACTTTTACGTATACGGGAAAGCTATCTATAGAAAGCCGCTACGTCTGTTTCAACAACACCCGATCAACAAATTTTCGCACCAGAATATTCGACTCTGGTGTTTCAACCGCCGAACTCAGCACCCGATCCAACTGACCATCGCCATCGGTATAATGAGATTTATAGAATGTCAGCCGCTCTATCAGAGTAGCCTTATCAACTTCGGGATGGAACTGAAAAGCCCAGAAAGGCTTACCTTTCAATTTAAAGCTGTGGGCACATTGCTCAGTATAGGCCAGCAATTGGCAGTCCCCAGGCAAACCATCAGCGTATTGACGATGCACCGAGATAGCTGAAAAACCATCCGGCGTATCCTGAAACAGCAGATCATCAACGGCTGCTGACGTCAGTGAAACAGGGATAGTACCCATTTCAAATCCGGCATCCTTATGCAGAATTTCACCGCCCAGCGCCAATACCGCTAGTTGAAAGCCAAAGCAGGAGGCAAACACTGGCTTCGCGGTCTCACCACAGTGGCGAATTAGATTCTGACAGGCTTGAATAAAGGGAAACTGATCTGGCTTAAGAACATTAGCTTCGCTGGCACCACCCACTAACAACGCATCATAGTTATCTGCCGCCGAGACCGGGAAATCCGGGGTATCAAACACGTTGAGAATATCAATTTGCTCCAGCGCAACACCGCAGTACTCGGCAAAGCTTAGGTGCTCTTCCATTCGCACCTGCGCTCCATCACGAATCTGGAGCAACAGAATTTTTAACTGATCTCGGTTTCTGGTATCACTGGAGGTTGCATCTAAGCGGTTCACAACAAGGCCCTTAAAAAGACATCTTAAATATCTGTTAAGGATACCTTGCTCCGATACAGACTCAATAGCCAAAAGCCCTGTCGGCAGATGAGAACCCAGTATTTAAAGGTTTATTACTTAAGTCCCGGCAAAAAGAAGGGAATATCTATCCGCTTTTCCGTTAACTTGCGGGTAATTATCTGCTTTAGGGGCGCAAAATTGTTAGCGATTCGCAGCGTTGCCTTACGCGCAATCTTCGCTGCAAAGTTATCATTAGTGAATAACCCTACAACCAGATTGGTACCCATATAAAGAGGCTTGGTTACCCGCATATGCGTACTCTGATACTTTTCCAATACACTGAAAGAGCCGATTTCCCGGCCTTGTTCCAACGCCTTTTTAATCTCTTTTGTCAGCGTTTCCTGACTACGCAGCCCTAGGTTAAAGCCGTGAGCAGTCACCGGATGCATGCCCACGGCGGCATCTCCAATCACGGCAAAACGACGACTGACAAACTTGTTTGCATGCACCGCGACCAACGGATACAGGTGGCGACGACCATAGAGCTTCATACTACCCAATTGCCCCTGCAGGCGTTGTTCTATATCGGCAGCAAAAGCCTCTTCGCCCATATTAAAGATACTTTCAGCCTCAGCACTGGATACGGTGACAACTATAGAAGAAAGATTGCCAGTCATCGGCAAAATGGCCAGCGTACGTCCATAGTGGAAACATTCAAAAGCGGTTTGATTATGGGGCAGGCTGTGTTCCATACGGCACACAATCGCGGTGCGGGAAAAATCTTTCATCGAAGCCGGCACACCCATTTTACGACGAGTTTCTGAAAAGCGACTATCTGCTGACACTAGCAAATCACACTCAACCCGGTCACCATTTGAAAGAACAACCCAGGCACTATCTGCTGTACTACCCACATCCTCAACTGAAACTTCAGTCAGAAGCTCAACATTATCAATCGGTTCTACAACCTCATAATATGCTTTACGAATTTTATCATTCGGCACCAGGTAGCCCAGAGCATCCAGGTTAGCTTCAGTGTTATCGAAATTCAGCGTGTAACTCGAATCACCATCCAGCACCTTGGCAGCACAGATTGGTGATACATCCTGATCTGCCAGTTGTTGCCAGGCGCCCGAGTTTTTCATCATATCAATCGACAGATGGGTCAGGGCTATTTCCCGACCATCTTCCGGCGGCTGACGCAGAGTCTCGAGAGATGATCGCTCGACAACCAACACCTTAAGCGCAGTGTCTCCTAATGAGCGAGCAAAGCTAAGACCCGCAGGACCTGCCCCAATAATTACGATGTCATATTTCATACTGAACCCCGGACAAACTACGCCAATCAACGGATATACAAGCGCCCACGTTAACGGCTCAGCTCTTTGATTACCCTAACCCAGATCAAGCCGACCAAAGAAAAGTAAATCAGAACAAGCCAGAAGGCTCCTTAAAAAGGCAATAAAATGTATATTTTGTATTGCGAAAAACGTTATATATGCAACACTACATTTCATATTTTGCAACGGACTTATTGTATAACGCTATGGATACCCGCTCCCTGAAACTCTTCATCAGCCTGTGCGACACCCTCCACTTTGGTCGGGCTAGTGAAGCTTGCCACATCAGCCCTTCAGCCCTGACCCGGGCGATAAAACAATTGGAAGATTCCTTGGGAGTACAACTGTTTGAGCGGGATAACCGTACCGTCAGCCTGACACGCGAAGGGCAGAATTTTCAAGACTACGCCCGTGAAGCACTGATTCAGTGGGATGTTGTGCGTAATTCACTGTTAGCTGATGCTCAGGAGCTACAAGGTGAAATCAGCGTGTATTGCTCAGTCACTGCCAGCTACAGTTTTCTCTATGACATTCTCAGCGACTTCCGTCGACAACACCCTAAAATCGAGATAAAACTACACACAGGTGACCCGGAAAATGCAATTCAGCGCGTATTGGCAGGCACCGACGACATCACCATTGCAGCCCGACCAGACACGCTAAACGCAGGACTCGCATTCAAACATATCGCAACCTCACCGTTGGTATTTATCGCCCCTCAGAAAGATATACATCTGGACCCTCTCCTCACTGACACACCAGACTGGTCGCAGGTGCCCATGATTCTGTCTGAAGAAGGCGTCTCACGTAAACGCATCGACCGCTGGTTTAAGGCCCGCCAGGCAAAGCCGATAATCTATGCACAAGTCGCTGGTAATGAGGCGATCGTCAGTATGGTTAGCCTCGGATTCGGGGTGGGCGTGGTGCCTAAAATAGTTCTGGATAACAGCCCACTGGCAGACCGGGTACGAATTCTCAATATCAAGCCGGAACTCAAGGCATATGATGTTGGCCTGTTTGCTCTGAAGAAAAAGCTGCAAAGCCCACTCATTGAGGCCTTCTGGTCACAGATCCAGTAGTACAAGTACATCAAGCCCTGCGTAAGCTATTCACTTCATATTCTTTTTCCTGTCGGCTTATTGACCAGAAAGATACCCAGAGCCACTAATAGTAAAGCCCCCAGCATATCTAACGAAAGCCGTTCATCGAGAATCAACCAGGCGAGCAGTACGCCAAACAAGGGGGTAAGAAAGGTAAAACTAGCAATCTTCGAGGCAGGATAATGACTCAACAGCCAAAACCAGGCTAAATAACCAACAAACGCCATCAAAACGATTTGAAACAATAACGAGCCCACCACCAGCGGGGTCAGGTTGGTTACACCTGGTTCATTTAACAGCCATGACAACAGCGGCAAAATCACGGCCGAAACCACCAACTGATAAAGCAATACCCGGGAGGCAGACAGATGCCTTTGCGGGGATGCTTTCAGGACCACCGTCGTCGCCCCCCAGAAAAGCGCCGCCGCCAATGCCAGGCTATCGCCCAACAGAGTAGCATCACCCTCGAGAGAATCTCGAAATGCAAAAATCACTCCTGCAAAAGCCACCAACAGCCCCATAACCTGAACGCTTCGAAGGTGCTCGCCCTGAACAAAAAAATGCGCCCCCAATGCCACAACAAAGGGAGAGGTGTAGAGAAAAATTGTTGTGTGAGAAGCCGTGGTCAGGTCCAGGGCCAGATAGATTAATAAAAATTCGATCGCAAACAGCACCCCGAGCAGAACACCCCACCAAAAAGTACCATCTCGATAAAAAATTTTCTCACCACGCCACAGCATCCAGAGCATGAGCAGCAATGCCGCACCGACAGACCGCAAACCGGCCTGCAGCAAGGGGGATATTCCCTCCAAACCGAACTTAACGACTACCTGGTTGAGACCGAACAACATGCAAAGCCCCACTAAGAGCAGGATAGCACGACGATCAAATGTCGTTTTAATCATGCGCTGAATAGAGCTTCAAGTTCAGGGGATATATAAGGTCGTCCCCGCTCATTCAGAGCAGCACCTATCACCAACCCGGCAACACAGACTTTTTCATCTTCGATACGGACAACCCGTTGACGAAAACCAAACTTCACCCGACTGATCCGTTCCAGAGCAACCTCGACCCGAAACTTGTCTCCACTCTTTAATGACGCCTTATAATCCAGTTCTGAACGAATCACCACCAGATGAATCCCTGCCTCAGTCAGAACAGCAAAATCAATACCACTGTTCAACAAAAACTCATGCCGGGCGTGTTCCAGGTAGTTGAAATAGACCCCGTTATTGACGATACCCTGCATATCCAGCTCATAGTCCCTTACACCCATCTCAATACTGAACATTCTCAATCCTCCAGCCAAAAAAAGAGGGCGCAATAATGCACCCTCCTTAAAGCTATTCATTTTTTAGTGGGTTGAACGAGCCGGCTTAACAGAGTCCGGCGCCATCGACTCAACCAGTTTCAGCAACGCATCAACACCGTCCTGCAAATTAGCATTATTATCGATCAGCTGAATATTATCCGGAAGACTATCGACAATCTGACGGTGACGATTTAACCGTTTGATGATCTCTTCCTCATTTTCCCTGCCGCGTTGGGTCAGTCGCTGATGCAATGTATCTTCATCGACTTCAACCAACACCGGAATCAAATTGGGGTAAGCGTGCATGGCAATCTGCAAATACTCACGGGAACCATTAATCACAACATTAACCCCTTTTGCCAGCCAGTTATCAATTTCAGAACCGATACCGTAGCTATAACCATGGGAGTACCACTGCATAGCAAACATCCCCATGCTGGCACGCATATCAAACTCATCAGGGGATAGATGAATATGGTTTTCACCACCAACATTAAGAGCCCGGGTAATATAACGATGGGCAACAAAGCAGCCGTGGCTGGGTTGCAGGCGCTGACGGCAACCTTCAAGCAAGCTGTCTTTACCGCTGCCTGAAGCGCCCACCAGATAGAGCAATTTTCCACTCATAGAAAGATCTCAGAGTACTATAACCGGTTAATTTGAGATCAAGAGTAATACGCTTAAAATTGAAACGCCAGTATTGATTAAGCTCGCCTCAGTATCGCACATCGTCACACAGAAGGTCAGGCCAGCATCTCCTGCTCGAAGACAACAGCATAGGTATCCTGCCAACGGGGAAACGGATTGGATTGTTGCCACAGGGGTAATCTCTCATATCTGACAATGCCTGAAAACTGTACGCCGCTATCCCGGCCGGTCAGTTCTCCCAAAGGAAAAACCAGTAACACCGAAAGCACTACCCACTTAACTGAGTAAATCATTATAACCTCCTCAGACAGGTGTTCCCTATCATCGATTTCCAATGACAACGACCCTATGACAATGCCTTTATCCTCAAACCACAAGAGCACTCTGAGCCACCCGCCTCTTCCTTTGGAACTTTTTCCTCCAGAGGGACCCTTAAGTATAGTCAGGAAAAACAGTTTTTTTGTTAAGTTATCAACTAAGTTGTTCTGTCCACCCGATCTACAGACCAAAAAAAACCGCTCAATGAGCGGTTTTAATACAGCAAAGACTGATGATTAGAGACTCAGGACTTTCTCACCTCGAGAGAGGCCCGATACACCCGTACGCACCACTTCCATAATATGCGCGGTACCCAGCGTCTCAATAAAAGCATCCAGCTTGTCACTGGCACCGGTCAACTGAACAGTATAGGTATTCGGCGTCACATCGATGATCTGACCACGGAAAATATCCGCAGTACGCTTAATCTCAGCACGCATCTGACCGTTAGCCTTCAGCTTGATCATCATCAGTTCGCGCTCGATATGCTCACCTTCAGTCAGATCCACCACTTTAACCACATCGATCAGCTTATTAAGCTGCTTAGTGATCTGCTCGATCACCTTGTCACTACCAAAAGTAGTCACGGTCAGACGAGATAGGGTTGAATCTTCTGTCGGCGCAACCGTCAACGACTCAATATTAAAATTTCGCTGAGCGAAAAGGCCTACAACCCGGGACAGTGCACCCGGCTCGTTTTCCATCAACACAGAAATAATATGTCTCATGATCAGGTTCTCTCCGTCTTACTCAGCCACATATCACGCATAGAGCCACGTGGCACCTGCATCGGGTATACATGCTCAAACGGATCTACAGTAATATCCATAAATACCATACGATCTTTCAGGGCAAACGCTTCGGTCATCGCCGCTTCCAAATCTTCGTACTTCTCAACTTTCATACCCACATGACCATAGGCTTCTACCAACTTAACAAAATCAGGCAGTGATTCCATGTAGGACTGAGAGTGGCGTGACTCATAGTTCATATCCTGCCACTGACGCACCATACCCAGAGATCCGTTATTCAGGCAGATAACCTTTAAGGGGATATCGTACTGGCTAATGGTAGACAGCTCCTGAATATTCATCTGAATACTGCCTTCTCCGGTAACGCAAACCACTTCCTCATCGGGAAAGTTCATTTTCACGCCCATCGCAGCAGGTAAGCCAAAGCCCATCGTGCCCAGACCACCAGAGTTAATCCAGCGATTCGGTTTATTAAACTTGTAGTACTGTGCAGCAAACATCTGATGCTGACCTACATCTGAACAGACATAAGCATCACCACCAGTAACTTTGCTCAGCATCTCAATAACCTGCTGTGGCTTCATGCTCTCAGAATCATCGGTCCGGAAACGTCCACCATGACGGCCGCGCCATTCATCAATCTGCTGCCACCAGGAATCGATCGCTTCTTTTTCAAGCTGCTTCTTACTGCTCTTAACAAGAGAGGTCATCTCCTGCAGAACATGCTTAGCCGGCCCCACAATAGGGACATCAGCTTTAATCGTTTTAGAGATTGAAGCCGGATCGATATCCACATGGATAATTTTGGCAGTAGGACAGAACTTATCAACACCGTTCGTTACCCGGTCATCAAACCGTGCACCCACCGCCAGTATCAGATCAGCGTGATGCATCGCCATATTAGCTTCGTAGCTACCGTGCATACCCAACATACCAATAAACTGACGATCAGTACCCGGATAGCCACCCAGACCCATCAGGGTATTAGTTACCGGTGCATTCAACAACTGCGCCAGCTCGGTCAGTTCAGCGCTGGCATCACCCATGATGACACCACCACCGGAGTAGATTACCGGACGTTTAGCATCCAGCACCATATCCATCGCTTTCTTAATCTGTCCACTATGACCCCGGCTGACCGGGTTATAGGAGCGCATTTTGACGCTCTTCGGATATTCATAATCAAAACGATCAGTCGGCGCGGTCATATCCTTAGGAATATCAACGACAACCGGGCCCGGACGACCACTTTCAGCAATGTGGAACGCTTTCTTGATAATCGTAGGAATATCTTCAGGGTTCTGGACACTAAAGCTATGCTTAACAACGGGACGGGAGACACCGATCATATCGGTTTCCTGG
The genomic region above belongs to Amphritea japonica ATCC BAA-1530 and contains:
- the msrP gene encoding protein-methionine-sulfoxide reductase catalytic subunit MsrP; this encodes MSKRLIRDALNIPSSEITSESVYKQRRRLMQAALSAAVLPAFAFPSFARAAGYEIPDDLPRYPGPVWLRQKLASAVRNAELSVSDELAPYYHAITHNNFYEFGTDKRDPVRYAQKFKTDPWKVEISGEVAKPGNYNLEDILAPHALEDRVYRLRCVEAWSMVIPWLGFPLAELIKRFEPTSKAKYVQFTTILDKEQMSEQRSSFGTIDWPYVEGLRMDEAMNPLTLMAVGMYGNALPPQNGAPLRLVVPWKYGFKSIKSIVRIHFSETMPETSWNITAPKEYGFYANVNPAVDHPRWSQATERRLPSSLLSPNIVDTLPFNGYADQVAHLYKGMDLSKWF
- the pssA gene encoding CDP-diacylglycerol--serine O-phosphatidyltransferase; its protein translation is MNDPQGNKPEQPEQPGQEESNPKPRSRGIYLLPNLFTTGALFCGFYAVVAGMNGAFDNAAIAIFVAMVLDGLDGRVARLTNTSSAFGAEYDSLSDMVSFGVAPALVTFSWALSGAGKFGWFCAFIYVAGAALRLARFNTQIGSVDKRYFMGLPSPAAAASVAGLVWACVEFNLDVSGYIYLIAIYVALVGVLMVSNVLYYSFKDVDPKGKIPFMILLVIVLTIGVISISPPIFLWLLILGYTLSGPVLWLLRKRKSLIN
- a CDS encoding type 1 glutamine amidotransferase; translated protein: MNRLDATSSDTRNRDQLKILLLQIRDGAQVRMEEHLSFAEYCGVALEQIDILNVFDTPDFPVSAADNYDALLVGGASEANVLKPDQFPFIQACQNLIRHCGETAKPVFASCFGFQLAVLALGGEILHKDAGFEMGTIPVSLTSAAVDDLLFQDTPDGFSAISVHRQYADGLPGDCQLLAYTEQCAHSFKLKGKPFWAFQFHPEVDKATLIERLTFYKSHYTDGDGQLDRVLSSAVETPESNILVRKFVDRVLLKQT
- the ubiM gene encoding 5-demethoxyubiquinol-8 5-hydroxylase UbiM, yielding MKYDIVIIGAGPAGLSFARSLGDTALKVLVVERSSLETLRQPPEDGREIALTHLSIDMMKNSGAWQQLADQDVSPICAAKVLDGDSSYTLNFDNTEANLDALGYLVPNDKIRKAYYEVVEPIDNVELLTEVSVEDVGSTADSAWVVLSNGDRVECDLLVSADSRFSETRRKMGVPASMKDFSRTAIVCRMEHSLPHNQTAFECFHYGRTLAILPMTGNLSSIVVTVSSAEAESIFNMGEEAFAADIEQRLQGQLGSMKLYGRRHLYPLVAVHANKFVSRRFAVIGDAAVGMHPVTAHGFNLGLRSQETLTKEIKKALEQGREIGSFSVLEKYQSTHMRVTKPLYMGTNLVVGLFTNDNFAAKIARKATLRIANNFAPLKQIITRKLTEKRIDIPFFLPGLK
- the ilvY gene encoding HTH-type transcriptional activator IlvY, encoding MDTRSLKLFISLCDTLHFGRASEACHISPSALTRAIKQLEDSLGVQLFERDNRTVSLTREGQNFQDYAREALIQWDVVRNSLLADAQELQGEISVYCSVTASYSFLYDILSDFRRQHPKIEIKLHTGDPENAIQRVLAGTDDITIAARPDTLNAGLAFKHIATSPLVFIAPQKDIHLDPLLTDTPDWSQVPMILSEEGVSRKRIDRWFKARQAKPIIYAQVAGNEAIVSMVSLGFGVGVVPKIVLDNSPLADRVRILNIKPELKAYDVGLFALKKKLQSPLIEAFWSQIQ
- a CDS encoding DMT family transporter, whose amino-acid sequence is MIKTTFDRRAILLLVGLCMLFGLNQVVVKFGLEGISPLLQAGLRSVGAALLLMLWMLWRGEKIFYRDGTFWWGVLLGVLFAIEFLLIYLALDLTTASHTTIFLYTSPFVVALGAHFFVQGEHLRSVQVMGLLVAFAGVIFAFRDSLEGDATLLGDSLALAAALFWGATTVVLKASPQRHLSASRVLLYQLVVSAVILPLLSWLLNEPGVTNLTPLVVGSLLFQIVLMAFVGYLAWFWLLSHYPASKIASFTFLTPLFGVLLAWLILDERLSLDMLGALLLVALGIFLVNKPTGKRI
- a CDS encoding acyl-CoA thioesterase; translation: MFSIEMGVRDYELDMQGIVNNGVYFNYLEHARHEFLLNSGIDFAVLTEAGIHLVVIRSELDYKASLKSGDKFRVEVALERISRVKFGFRQRVVRIEDEKVCVAGLVIGAALNERGRPYISPELEALFSA
- the phnN gene encoding phosphonate metabolism protein/1,5-bisphosphokinase (PRPP-forming) PhnN, with product MSGKLLYLVGASGSGKDSLLEGCRQRLQPSHGCFVAHRYITRALNVGGENHIHLSPDEFDMRASMGMFAMQWYSHGYSYGIGSEIDNWLAKGVNVVINGSREYLQIAMHAYPNLIPVLVEVDEDTLHQRLTQRGRENEEEIIKRLNRHRQIVDSLPDNIQLIDNNANLQDGVDALLKLVESMAPDSVKPARSTH
- the ilvN gene encoding acetolactate synthase small subunit, with the protein product MRHIISVLMENEPGALSRVVGLFAQRNFNIESLTVAPTEDSTLSRLTVTTFGSDKVIEQITKQLNKLIDVVKVVDLTEGEHIERELMMIKLKANGQMRAEIKRTADIFRGQIIDVTPNTYTVQLTGASDKLDAFIETLGTAHIMEVVRTGVSGLSRGEKVLSL
- a CDS encoding acetolactate synthase 3 large subunit, with amino-acid sequence MEQLSGGEMVIRALKDEGVKHIYGYPGGALLHIYDALFRQEDVQHVLVRHEQAATHMADAYARATGKAGVALVTSGPGATNAVTGIATAYMDSIPMVVITGQVMSFLIGEDAFQETDMIGVSRPVVKHSFSVQNPEDIPTIIKKAFHIAESGRPGPVVVDIPKDMTAPTDRFDYEYPKSVKMRSYNPVSRGHSGQIKKAMDMVLDAKRPVIYSGGGVIMGDASAELTELAQLLNAPVTNTLMGLGGYPGTDRQFIGMLGMHGSYEANMAMHHADLILAVGARFDDRVTNGVDKFCPTAKIIHVDIDPASISKTIKADVPIVGPAKHVLQEMTSLVKSSKKQLEKEAIDSWWQQIDEWRGRHGGRFRTDDSESMKPQQVIEMLSKVTGGDAYVCSDVGQHQMFAAQYYKFNKPNRWINSGGLGTMGFGLPAAMGVKMNFPDEEVVCVTGEGSIQMNIQELSTISQYDIPLKVICLNNGSLGMVRQWQDMNYESRHSQSYMESLPDFVKLVEAYGHVGMKVEKYEDLEAAMTEAFALKDRMVFMDITVDPFEHVYPMQVPRGSMRDMWLSKTERT